A window of the Lates calcarifer isolate ASB-BC8 linkage group LG18, TLL_Latcal_v3, whole genome shotgun sequence genome harbors these coding sequences:
- the LOC108897437 gene encoding LOW QUALITY PROTEIN: prolactin-like (The sequence of the model RefSeq protein was modified relative to this genomic sequence to represent the inferred CDS: deleted 1 base in 1 codon): protein MPGNIRSVSAVRVVLLCLVFCRRLTIIGAAPICTNGQAGCHVLSLANLFDRVIQHSARMHGISNDLHSEFEQYFLPSKNQVGRVSRNCHTSTILTPNGKENAQRMAREELTEVILKLLVAWGDPLWHFHQSMSHHHDFNNFSSNKALEMSDMVHELRKGVEKVAEKMQMLGIIVNSVSSQASPEALLPSDSAEWRLMKDYDLLYCFRRDSNKVQNYLKILKCRIVPEHGC, encoded by the exons ATGCCTGGAAACATCAGATCAG TGTCTGCTGTGCGGGTGGTGTTGCTCTGTCTGGTGTTCTGCAGGAGACTGACCATCATCGGCGCAGCACCCATCTGTACCAATGGCCAAGCCGGGTGCCACGTCCTCTCCCTGGCCAACCTGTTTGACCGGGTCATCCAACACTCGGCCAGGATGCACGGCATTTCAAACGACCTTCACTCTGAGTTT GAGCAGTACTTCCTGCCCAGTAAGAATCAGGTTGGCCGGGTCAGTCGTAACTGTCACACCTCCACCATCCTCACCCCAAATGGCAAGGAGAACGCTCAGAGAATGGCG agagaggagctgacaGAGGTGATCCTGAAGCTCCTGGTGGCGTGGGGGGATCCTCTGTGGCATTTCCACCAGAGCATG TCTCACCACCACGACTTCAACAACTTCAGCTCCAATAAAGCTCTTGAGATGAGCGACATGGTGCACGAGCTACGCAAAGGCGTAGAGAAAGTGGCCGAGAAG ATGCAGATGTTGGGGATAATAGTTAACTCTGTCAGCAGCCAGGCTTCCCCTGAGGCTTTGTTGCCATCCGACAGCGCTGAATGGCGCCTGATGAAAGACTACGACCTCCTCTACTGCTTTCGCCGAGACTCAAACAAGGTCCAGAACTACCTAAAGATCCTGAAGTGTCGCATCGTTCCGGAACACGGGTGCTAA
- the hspa14 gene encoding heat shock 70 kDa protein 14, which translates to MAAIGVHFGYTCACVAIFKDGRADVVANDAGDRVTPAVVAYRDTEQIVGIAAKQGRVRNAANTVIKVKQVLGRSFDDPETQTHKTETKCQVVNREEKPYYEITAGDHPVYVAPEDVAKLIFHKMKETAQSALGSDVTEAVITVPFEFAHAQKLALREAAEAAGFHVLRLIHEPAAALLAYNIGQDCYSGKSHVLVYKLGGTSLSVTVLQVNGGMFRVLNTHTDHSIGGESFTQALAQHLATEFKRTFKHDVSSNARAMLKLMNGADMAKHSLSSLGSANCFVDSLHDGIDFECNVSRARFELLCSSLFNKSIQPIRRLLEEAGLSTSNINKVVLCGGSARIPRLQQMIRDMFPDVELLSSAPPDEVIAVGAALEAGLLVGRDSLAPEEESLIVDVSATDILVKEVDESGAEVFTVLLPSGTPLPARRHHILSGGGKLSSLCLEIYQRLVSEQPEKLAKIILRDLQPKEENHDVDTVVTMKRDGSVHVSCVEQSTGRSEVITIAASS; encoded by the exons ATGGCTGCTATTGGAGTTCACTTCGGATACACATGCGCTTGTGTGGCGATATTTAAG GACGGACGGGCTGATGTGGTGGCTAATGATGCAGGAGACAGAGTAACTCCAGCTGTGGTGgcctacagagacacagagcag ATTGTAGGCATTGCAGCAAAGCAAGGACGGGTCCGCAACGCTGCCAACACAGTTATTAAAGTGAAACAAGTGCTGGGGAGAAG CTTTGATGATCCAGAGacacaaactcacaaaacaGAGACCAAGTGTCAG GTGGTGAACAGAGAAGAGAAGCCTTACTATGAGATTACAGCAGGAGACCACCCTGTGTATGTTGCTCCAGAGGATGTTGCTAAACTCATCTTCCACAAAATGAAAG AAACAGCTCAGTCAGCTCTGGGCTCTGATGTAACTGAGGCAGTCATCACAGTACCTTTTGAGTTTGCGCATGCTCAGAAGCTCGCTCTGAG GGAGGCAGCTGAAGCTGCAGGGTTCCATGTACTGAGGCTGATCCAtgagcctgctgctgctctgttggcCTATAACATTGGACAGGACTGTTATTCTGGAAAGAG CCACGTCCTGGTGTATAAGCTGGGCGGGACATCCTTGAGCGTGACAGTGCTGCAGGTCAATGGAGGAATGTTCCGGGTTCTCAACACCCACACTGACCACAGCATCGGAGGAGAGAGCTTCACCCAGGCCTTGGCCCAGCATCTGGCCACTGAGTTCAAACG CACCTTTAAGCACGATGTAAGCAGTAATGCCCGGGCGATGCTGAAGCTGATGAACGGAGCAGACATGGCCAAAcactctctgtcctcactgGGATCAGCCAACTGCTTTGTCGACTCCTTGCACGATGGCATTGACTTTGAATGCAACGTCTCTAG AGCTCGATTTGAGTTGCTCTGCTCCTCACTCTTCAACAAGAGCATCCAGCCGATCAGACggctgctggaggaggcagGACTCTCCACCAGCAACATTAACAag GTGGTTCTTTGCGGTGGGTCTGCCAGGATTCCTCGTCTTCAGCAGATGATCCGCGATATGTTTCCAGATGTGGAGCTGCTCAGCTCGGCGCCGCCTGATGAGGTCATCGCTGTGGGAGCAGCACTGGAAGCGGGCTTACTGGTTGGCAGAGACAGCCTCGCCCCTGAGGAAGAGTCTCTCATAGTGGATGTTTCTGCCACTGACATACTTGTAAAG GAGGTGGATGAATCTGGAGCTGAGGTGTTCACCGTACTTCTTCCATCCGGCACGCCCCTCCCTGCCCGCAGACATCACATCCTGAGTGGAGGGGGGAAGCTATCTTCCCTCTGTCTGGAGATTTACCAGAGACTGGTCTCAGAGCAGCCAGAGAAACTAGCTAAG ATTATTTTGCGAGACCTGCAGCCCAAAGAGGAGAACCATGACGTTGACACCGTGGTGACCATGAAAAG GGATGGCTCCGTGCATGTTTCCTGTGTAGAACAGAGCACTGGGAGGTCTGAGGTCATCACCATAGCAGCTTCATCATGA
- the cdnf gene encoding LOW QUALITY PROTEIN: cerebral dopamine neurotrophic factor (The sequence of the model RefSeq protein was modified relative to this genomic sequence to represent the inferred CDS: deleted 1 base in 1 codon), whose amino-acid sequence MSVLSLSILLFFRLSTFSAADNCEVCVSFLHRLYGSLNSAHMELTPALVEEELIQACSVAQGKEARLCYYLGASSDAATRVTASVSRPLASHVPVEKICQRLSSRDTQICELRYEPQLNDLSSDRLKKLRVLELRNILASWGEECRGCLEKHEFVSLIQEKAPLHAHSTEL is encoded by the exons ATGTCGGTGTTGTCCCTTTCCATTCTCCTGTTTTTCAGATTGTCCACTTTTTCTGCAGCAGACAACTGTGAAG tgtgtgtgagctttcTCCACAGATTGTATGGCAGTCTGAACTCAGCCCACATGGAACTCACTCCTGCCCTGGTGGAGGAAGAGCTGATCCAGGCCTGCTCTGTTGCCCAGGGGAAGGAGGCAAGGCTG TGTTACTACCTCGGAGCCAGCAGTGATGCGGCAACACGCGTCACAGCATCC GTGTCTCGACCTCTGGCCTCCCACGTCCCTGTTGAGAAGATATGTCAGCGCCTCAgtagcagagacacacagatcTGCGAGCTTAGATATG agcCTCAGCTGAATGACCTGAGCAGCGACAGGCTAAAGAAGCTGAGAGTTTTGGAGCTGAGGAACATTTTAGCCTCGTGGGGAGAAGAGTGTCGAGGCTGCCTGGAGAAACACGAGTTTGTCAGCCTCATCCAGGAGAAAGCACCACTGCACGCCCACAGCACAGAGCTATGA
- the irak3 gene encoding interleukin-1 receptor-associated kinase 3: protein MDSFTFLYDVPPVIVESFCKIMDSGDDSLGWRGLAVRIVPSLLEVRMLERLEAAGRSPTRELLWSWAQQNPRVQDLLNVLKDMGHHRALQLFQSQLETSKESPLTHSNQHAGSTEQIPAAKEKEKTSSSSQAASSARPAEETQPPIITFQDVIEGTRDFHDEMRIAEGQFSNVYKAQIGNKTFAVKLFKQIHKGSWKKLWDIFRKEMEIHNLCQHPNILDLLGCFSDEDHYCLVYPYLPNGSLFDRLHLQDGERPLSWQERLNIIKGIAKALHHLHTAQPCPVICGNISSCNILLEDALQPKLTNFGLARLRPQSVSQYCTITHDTSSHSNLGYLPVEYIRDGKLSFSLDVYSFGMVIMETVTGRKVIEDAPKQTLLRDLLATEVEVSGGVDSCLQFLDETAGRWPTAVALSLLALALDCTASRHRHRPSMENVLLALSQLLPPPTCPLADQPRSLDDGAPIKAQQVSLSSAQQGCSSSIPVEHDEQHSLPSSPILSGPCECSQSEVTYLSDAVGARGEAAPDLYSSWPVQCSCPAEAGGLACEDCRANGFTLDRAESPQSDSSVVENTVKQRLRNKLSLYDKGQLHTEELFSETGLQ from the exons ATGGATTCCTTCACCTTCCTCTACGATGTCCCTCCGGTCATCGTCGAAAGCTTCTGTAAGATCATGGACAGCGGGGATGACAGTCTGGGATGGCGCGGACTAG CGGTCCGAATCGTCCCCAGCTTGTTAGAGGTTCGCATGTTGGAGCGCTTGGAGGCAGCGGGTCGGAGTCCCACCAGGGAGCTGCTGTGGTCCTGGGCTCAGCAGAATCCAAGAGTCCAGGACCTGCTAAATGTGCTGAAGGACATGGGCCACCACAGGGCCCTGCAGCTCTTCCAGAGTCAGTTAGAAACCAGTAAAG AGTCACCTTTGACCCACAGTAATCAACATGCCGGGTCCACAGAGCAGATACCAGCAGCTAAAGAGAAG GAAAAGACGAGCTCTTCAAGCCAAGCTGCAAGTTCTG CGAGGCCAGCTGAAGAAACCCAGCCTCCCATCATCACTTTCCAAGACGTCATAGAAGGAACCAGAGATTTTCATGATGAAATGAGGATTGCAGAGGGCCAGTTCTCTAATGTCTACAAAGCACAGATTGGAAATAAAACATTCGCAGTGAAGCTTTTTAAACAG ATACATAAGGGCTCGTGGAAGAAGCTGTGGGATATCTtcagaaaagaaatggaaattCATAATTT GTGCCAACATCCAAATATCCTAGACTTGTTGGGCTGTTTTTCTGATGAGGACCACTATTGTCTGGTCTATCCCTACCTCCCCAATGGATCGCTTTTCGACAGACTACACCTTCAG GATGGAGAGCGTCCTCTGTCCTGGCAGGAGCGTCTCAACATCATCAAGGGAATCGCAAAGGCTCTGCATCACCTCCACACGGCCCAGCCCTGCCCGGTGATCTGTGGCAACATTTCCAG TTGTAACATACTCTTGGAAGATGCCCTGCAGCCCAAGCTGACTAACTTTGGCTTGGCTCGTCTACGAcctcaatcagtcagtcagtactGCACCATCACTCACGATACGAGTTCCCACAGCAACCTGGGATACCTCCCTGTGGAGTACATCCGAGATGGCAAGCTGTCCTTCAGCCTGGATGTTTACAGCTTTGGAATG GTCATAATGGAAACAGTAACAGGACGGAAGGTCATAGAGGACGCACCTAAGCAAACGCTGCTG agagATTTGCTGGCCACTGAGGTTGAGGTCAGTGGTGGTGTTGACTCATGTCTGCAGTTTTTGGACGAGACGGCTGGTCGGTGGCCGACTGCTGTGGCCCTCAGCCTGTTGGCTCTGGCCTTGGACTGCACAGCTAGCCGCCACCGCCACAGACCAAGCATGGAGAAT GTGCTCCTGGCTCTGAGCCAGCTGCTTCCTCCACCTACATGCCCACTTGCCGACCAACCCCGCAGCCTGGACGACGGAGCCCCCATCAAAGCCCAGCAAGTCTCCTTGTCCTCAGCCCAGCAAGGCTGCTCATCCTCCATACCTGTGGAGCACGATGAGCAGCACAGCCTCCCCAGCTCTCCAATCCTGTCGGGGCCCTGTGAATGCAGCCAGTCAGAGGTGACGTACCTGAGTGACGCCGTGGGTGCCCGTGGTGAAGCGGCACCAGACCTGTACAGCAGCTGGCCCGTACAGTGCAGCTGCCCGGCCGAGGCGGGTGGTCTGGCCTGCGAGGACTGCAGGGCCAACGGGTTCACCCTCGACCGCGCAGAGAGTCCTCAGA gtgacTCCAGTGTGGTggaaaacacagtcaaacagagactgaggaACAAACTGAGTCTTTATGACAAAGGGCAGCTTCACACAGAGGAGTTGTTCTCTGAAACAGGACTACAGTAG
- the LOC108897453 gene encoding beta-2-microglobulin, protein MRLLVCALLLGLLCLLDPSTAKESPPKVQVYSRVPGEYGKNNTIVCHVSGFHPPEIRIELLRNGEEIPKATQSDLAFEENWHYHLTRHASFTPKEGEVFSCRVTHMGNRRQYHWEPDM, encoded by the exons ATGAGGCTCCTCGTCTGCGCACTTCTCCTCGGTCTgctctgcctcctggaccctTCGACGGCCAAAGAAT CTCCGCCCAAGGTTCAGGTGTACAGCCGCGTACCAGGAGAGTACGGGAAAAACAACACCATCGTCTGTCATGTAAGTGGCTTCCATCCACCAGAAATCAGAATTGAACTGCTAAGGAATGGGGAGGAAATACCTAAAGCCACGCAGAGTGACCTGGCCTTCGAGGAGAACTGGCACTACCACCTGACCAGACACGCGTCCTTCACCCCAAAGGAGGGAGAGGTGTTCAGTTGCCGTGTGACTCACATGGGGAACAGGAGGCAATACCACTGGG AACCAGATATGTAA
- the LOC108897454 gene encoding beta-2-microglobulin yields MKLLMCLAAFAAVCFMVDSKNSPAKVQVYSRNPGEFGKANTLICHVSDFHPPDIKIQLMKDGMEIPNADQTDLAFKQGWLFHLTKNVDFTPTGGEKYSCRVTHGGVLKDYAWEPNM; encoded by the exons ATGAAGCTTCTCATGTGTCTAGCAGCTTTTGCTGCTGTCTGCTTCATGGTGGACTCCAAAAACA GTCCAGCCAAGGTTCAGGTGTACAGCCGGAACCCAGGAGAGTTCGGGAAGGCAAACACCCTGATCTGCCACGTGAGCGACTTCCACCCACCTGACATCAAAATCCAGCTCATGAAGGACGGAATGGAGATCCCCAACGCCGACCAGACTGACCTGGCCTTCAAACAGGGCTGGCTCTTCCATCTCACCAAGAACGTGGACTTCACACCCACAGGTGGAGAAAAGTACAGCTGCAGGGTCACCCACGGGGGTGTTCTTAAAGACTACGCCTGGG AGCCAAACATGTAA